GGCGAGTGGATGGCGAAAAACGATAAAACCCAACTGCGTATTTCCGAAACGGAAAAATATGCGCACGTGACCTTCTTCTTTAATGGCGGCGTGGAAGAGCCGTTTGCCGGTGAAGAGCGCATCCTGATCAACTCGCCGAAAGTGGCCACTTACGACCTGCAACCAGAAATGAGCTCTGCAGAATTGACTGAAAAATTGGTTGCGGCGATCGAAAGCGGCAAATACGACACCATCATTTGTAACTATCCAAACGGCGACATGGTTGGTCATACCGGCGTGATGGAAGCGGCAATCAAAGCGGTGGAAGCGCTGGATCACTGCATTGCGCAGGTGACAAAAGCGGTTGAGTCCGTAGGTGGACAACTGTTGATTACCGCTGACCACGGTAACGCGGAACAGATGCGCGATCCGGCGACAGGCCAGGCGCATACAGCCCACACTAACCTGCCGGTGCCACTGATTTATATTGGCGAGAAAAGCGTGAAGGCAGTCGAAGGCGGTAAACTTTCAGACATTGCGCCGACCATGTTGTCGCTGATGGGGATGGAAATCCCGCAAGAGATGACTGGTAAGCCGCTGTTCATCGTGGAATAATCCCTCCCCATGAGGGGAAAGGCGATTAACACCATTCAACAGGCCGTGAAACCAAGAAAGTTTTCAGTCAGGCCTTTGTTCTACGCCAGCGTACTTAGCGCTGGCGTATTGTTGTGCGTCTTTTCCGCCCACGCGGATGACCGCGATCAGCTCAAATCCATTCAGGCCGATATCGCTGCAAAAGAACGCGCCGTACGCCAACAGCAACAGCAGCGCGCCAGCCTTTTGGCGCAGTTGAAAGCCCAGGAAGAAGCTATTTCAGCCGCGGCGCGTAAGCTGCGCGAAACCCAAAGCACACTGGATCAGTTAAACACGCAAATTGAGGAGATGAACGCCTCAATTGCCAAACTGGAGCAGCAAAAGGCCAGCCAGGAACGCAATCTCGCCGCGCAGCTGGATGCCGCTTTCCGCCAGGGTGAACACACCGGTATCCAGCTTATTCTTAGCGGTGAAGAGAGCCAGCGCGGGCAACGCTTACAGGCCTATTTCGGCTATCTGAACCAGGCGCGCCAGGAGACTATCGCCGAACTGAAACAGACGCGCGAGCAGGTCGCCTCGCAAAAAGCCGAGCTGGAAGAGAAGCAGAGCCAACAACAGACGTTGCTGTATGAACAACGCGCTCAACAGGCGAAACTGGAGCAAGCGCGTAATGAGCGTAAGAAAACGCTTGCCGGGCTGGAATCGTCAATTCAGCAGGGTCAGCAGCAGTTAAGTGAACTACGCGCCAACGAATCACGCCTGCGCAACAGTATCGCGCGGGCGGAAGCGGCGGCCAAAGCGCGAGCGGAGCGTGAAGCACGCGAAGCGCAGGCGGTACGCGACAAGCAGCAAGAGGCCTCGCGCAAAGGCACCACCTATAAACCAACCGAAAGCGAACGTTCGCTCATGTCCCGTACAGGCGGCCTGGGCGCGCCTCGTGGCCAGGCATACTGGCCGGTACGCGGTCCGATATTGCATCGCTATGGCGAACGGCTTCAGGGTGAGCTACGTTGGAAGGGGATGGTTATCGGCGCGTCGGAAGGCACCGAGGTTAAAGCCATTGCTGACGGCAGGGTGATTCTGGCGGACTGGCTGCAAGGCTATGGCCTGGTAGTGGTCGTAGAGCATGGTAAAGGCGATATGAGCCTTTACGGCTATAATCAGAGCGCACTGGTCAGCGTAGGCGCGCAGGTGCGCGCCGGACAACCTATCGCCCTTGTGGGCAGTAGCGGCGGTCAGGGTAGGCCATCGCTCTATTTCGAAATTCGTCGCCAGGGTCAGGCGGTCAATCCACAGCCGTGGTTGGGAAGATAAGTTTTGCCTCAGTTTCGTCGCACCATTCTCACGCTGGCCACGTTGCTGGCGTTTACACATCCCGCTTTTGCCGGCAAGCTCGCCATCGTAATTGATGATTTTGGCTATCGCCCGCATACGGAAAACCAGGTTCTGGCGCTGCCGCCGAACATCTCCGTTGCCGTATTGCCTAACGCCCCGCACGCGCGTGAAATGGCGACCAAAGCACACAATAGCGGACATGAAGTACTGATCCATCTGCCGATGGCGCCGCTAAGCAAACAGCCGCTGGAGAAGGACACGCTGCGCCCGGAGATGAGCAGTGATGAGATCGAACGCATCATCCGCGAGGCGGTCAACAAAGTACCGTATGCCGTCGGTCTTAATAACCACATGGGCAGCGCAATGACGTCCAGCCTGTTCGGTATGCAAAAAGTGATGCAGGCGCTGGAACATTACAATCTCTATTTTCTCGACAGTATGACCATTGGCAACAGCCAGGCGATGCGCGCAGCATCCGGTACGGGTGTGAAGGTCATTAAGCGTAAAGTGTTCCTCGACGATACTCAAAACGAGGCGGATATCCGCCGTCAGTTCAATCGCGCTATCGAACTGGCCCGTCGTAACGGCTCCGCTATCGCGATAGGTCACCCGCATCCCGCCACGGTTCGCGTGCTACAGCAGATGGTTTATCATCTGCCGTCAGATATCACCCTGGTACGCCCGGGCAGCCTGCTCAACGAACCGCAGGTGGATACGTCCCGGCCCAATCTGACGCCGCAGAAAATTGACGCGCCGCGTAATCCCTTTCGCGGCGTGAAAGTGTGTAAGCCGAAGAAACCACTGGAACCCGTTTACGCCACGCGCTTCTTCAGTGTCATCGGCGAGAGCATTACACAAAGTTCAGTGGTCGCCTGGTTTCAGCATCAGTGGCAAGGCTGGGGAAAAATCGCAACGCCTAAAAACGTGAGCGCTAAGACAGATTGAGCGCCTTACGGGCAATACGACGGTGTGACAAGGTTTTGTCACGCCATCGCCAAAGCCGGAAAGACCAGAGCAGCGTCTGATACGCCGCTTTCGCGCTGCGAACGTTAATCATCATCCGTTTATACATGCCAGAAGTAAAAATCTCGGCAATCATACGCTGGCGGGTCAAAATATCGGCCTCTTTACGTACTGCATGACAAACGCGTAACGCTTCCCAGGTAATTTGCTGGCGAAATTCAGGGTAAATTGGAATACGACTGGCATAATTACGGTTTAGTTTTTCTAATAAGCGCGTAATTTTAATATAATGTCGCTGATAATTAAGATTTTTACTGCCTTGCCTTTGCAAACGGCTGACTGAATTATCATGCAGGAAATATTTATATAACGATTGCTCAGTATAACGTACACGCGTGGCATTAAACATGACTTCCGTCGACCATACTATGTCCTGATGATGCAGACCGGGAACGAAAGTAATATTGTTATCGGCAATCAGCGCACGCCGATAAACCCCCATCCAGACTACATGCGTCCAGCGCCGCGAGGCCAGCGCCATACGCAACCAATCCGGCCCACTTAAGACGTCGGTTGAACGCAGACGATTGGTTGGAATAGATTGCCAGACGTGTCCGGTTTTCCGTACACACCAGTCGGCATTGCACTGTGCAACATCCAGATTATCTTTAAGCGCCATGGCCATCAGCGTTTTGTACATTTCCGGATAAACAAGGTCATCTGCATCGACAAAAGCAACGTAATCGCCGGTCGCTGCTTGCAGCCCAAGATTACGGGCGACAGACGCGCCAGCATTGGCCTGATGAAGCAACCGAACATGCGGGTACTGTTCTGCATAATATTTTGCAATTTCAACGGAATGATCGGTTGCCCCATCATTTACAATGATAATTTCCAGCGCCGTCCACGTTTGTGCGATTAACGACGCCATGCAAGCATTAAAATCAGCTCCCGCATTATATAACGGAATAATAACACTCAGTTTGGTTTTACTATTTTTCATAACGATTACCAGAAAAACCTGAATTTACCCTGCCTTTATACGGAGGCTCTATTAAGAAACTATTAAGCCGCCAACATTTATTTTTGTAGCAAAAAGGCAAGAACAGGATTCAGGGTAGAGCGTTACATTAATGAGAAAAATAAGAATAAAGCGCAATTACGAATGATTGATGATTATGACAATTCTTTACGACTTTCCAGATTCTCCTTAATAAAAAAGGCCAGTGGATGACCACCAACCTTTTACGGTAATACGTATACCTGACCCAATAAACATTATCAGGCCTCTAAGCGTATTAATCCCAGCTCAGGATGACTTTTCCTGACTGGCCTGAGCGCATGGCATCAAAGCCTTTCTGGAACTCATCAATTGAGAAACGATGGGTGATAATTGGAGACAGATCCAGACCGGACTGGATTAGCGCCGCCATCTTATACCAGGTTTCGAACATCTCACGACCATAAATGCCTTTAATGAACAACCCCTTAAAAATGACTTTTGTCCAGTCGATAGACATATCTGACGGCGGTATACCCAGCATCGCAATGCGGCCACCATGGTTCATGGTATCCAGCATGGTACGAAATGCCGGCGGCGCGCCGGACATCTCCAGACCGACGTCAAACCCTTCGGTCATGCCCAACTCCGCCATCACATCGGTCAGGCTCTCTTTCGCCACGTTAACCGCGCGGGTGACGCCCATTTTACGCGCCAGCTCCAGACGGTATTCGTTGACGTCGGTAATGACAACATGCCGAGCGCCAACATGTTTCGCTACTGCGGCGGCCATCACACCGATCGGCCCCGCGCCCGATACCAGCACATCTTCACCAACCAGATCAAAAGATAGCGCCGTATGCACCGCGTTACCGAACGGGTCGAAAATAGAGGCTAAATCATCAGAAATGTTATCCGGGATTTTAAAGGCGTTAAACGCAGGAATGACCAGATATTCTGCGAAGCAACCGGGACGGTTCACACCTACGCCCGTAGTATTGCGGCACAGGTGGGTGCGACCACCGCGACAGTTGCGACAATGACCACAGGTAATATGGCCTTCTCCGGAAACGCGATCGCCGATTTTAAATCCTTTCACTTCCTGGCCAATGCCGACCACTTCACCGACATATTCGTGCCCCACGACCATCGGAACCGGGATGGTTTTTTGCGACCATTCATCCCAGTTATAGATGTGAACGTCAGTACCACAGATGGCTGTTTTACGGATTTTAATCAGCAGATCGTTATGACCGACTTCCGGCTCCGGAACGTCCGTCATCCAGATGCCTTCTTCCGCTTTCAGTTTGGATAACGCTTTCATCTCACATCCTCAGGCAATCACGCCCAGTTGTTTACCAATACGCGTGAACGCGTCTACCGCACGCGTAATTTGCTCAGGCGTATGCGCCGCAGACATCTGGGTACGAATACGCGCCTGACCTTTTGGTACGACCGGATAGAAGAAACCGGTTACGTAAATGCCTTCTTTTTGCAATTCGCGGGCAAATTTCTGTGCAACCACCGCATCTCCCAGCATCACCGGGATAATCGCGTGATCCGCCCCTGCCAGCGTAAAACCTGCGGCAGACATCTGTTCGCGGAACTGACGGGCATTTGCCCACAGGCGATCGCGCAGTTCGCCGCCGTTTTCTACCATCTCCAGCACTTTAATCGACGCCGCGACAATCGCCGGGGCCAGGGAGTTGGAGAACAGATAAGGACGCGAACGTTGACGCAGCCACTCCACCACCTCTTTACGCGCCGCGGTATAGCCACCGGACGCGCCGCCCAGCGCTTTACCCAGTGTACCGGTGATGATATCGACACGCCCCATCACGTCGCAGTATTCATGAGAACCGCGGCCATTTTCCCCCACAAACCCTACCGCGTGAGAGTCATCGACCATCACCAGCGCATCATATTTGTCCGCCAGATCGCACACGCCTTTCAGGTTAGCGATAACGCCATCCATTGAAAACACGCCGTCGGTGGCGATCAGTACATGACGCGCGCCAGCTTCACGCGCTTCTTGCAGACGCGCTTCCAGCTCCTGCATATCATTGTTTGCATAGCGGTAGCGCTTCGCTTTACACAGGCGAACGCCGTCAATAATAGACGCATGGTTCAGCGCATCGGAGATAATGGCGTCTTCTGCCCCCAACAACGTTTCAAACAGACCACCGTTAGCGTCAAAACAGGAAGAGTACAGAATCGCATCTTCCATACCGAGGAAAGTGGCCAACTTTTGCTCCAGCTGTTTATGACTGTCCTGGGTACCGCAGATAAAGCGTACCGAGGCCATGCCAAACCCATGGGAATCCATTCCTGCTTTCGCCGCCGCAATCAGTTCCGGGTGGTTTGCCAACCCCAGATAGTTATTGGCGCAAAAGTTAATGACGCGGCTTCCATCCGCCACGGTGATATCCGCCTGCTGTGCAGACGTGATAATGCGCTCTTCTTTAAACAACCCTTCCGCCCGGGCGGTTTCCAGATCGTTGGTTAACTGTTTGTAAAAATCCCCACGCATTGCGATTCTCCAGACTGGGCAAATTTCAGCACATATTACCCAAAGCTATACGTTGATACGAGATGACGCATCATCACTTCTTTAAAATGCAGCATAAATCACGCGTATCCTCACGGGTTATCAGTGAATGGAGGAATAGTGATATGATGAGAGCATTCATGTCTGAGGCAGTCTCGGACACCTTAATTCAAAGGTTACAGTTATGATCATCGTTACAGGCGGCGCGGGCTTTATCGGCAGCAATATCGTTAAGGCTCTGAATGATAAAGGTATCACCGATATTCTGGTGGTAGATAACCTGAAAGACGGCACCAAGTTTGTGAACCTGGTGGATCTCAATATTGCTGACTATATGGATAAGGAAGATTTCCTGATCCAGATTATGTCCGGCGAGGAACTTGGCGATATTGAGGCTATTTTCCATGAAGGCGCCTGCTCTTCCACTACCGAGTGGGATGGCAAATACATGATGGATAATAACTATCAATACTCCAAAGAGCTGCTGCACTATTGCCTTGAGCGCGAAATTCCGTTCCTGTATGCCTCTTCTGCCGCCACCTATGGCGGTCGCACCTCCGATTTCATCGAATCGCGCGAATATGAAAAACCGCTTAACGTATACGGGTACTCCAAATTCCTGTTTGATGAATACGTGCGCCAGATCCTGCCAGAAGCAAACTCCCAGATTGTCGGTTTTCGCTATTTCAACGTCTATGGACCGCGTGAAGGCCATAAAGGCAGCATGGCAAGCGTTGCATTTCATCTGAATACGCAATTAAACAACGGCGAAAGCCCAAAACTGTTTGAAGGTAGCGAAAACTTCAAGCGTGATTTCGTCTATGTGGGCGATGTCGCTGACGTTAACCTGTGGTTCCTGGAGAGCGGTGTTTCGGGCATCTTTAACCT
The Salmonella bongori NCTC 12419 DNA segment above includes these coding regions:
- the envC gene encoding murein hydrolase activator EnvC — protein: MQQAVKPRKFSVRPLFYASVLSAGVLLCVFSAHADDRDQLKSIQADIAAKERAVRQQQQQRASLLAQLKAQEEAISAAARKLRETQSTLDQLNTQIEEMNASIAKLEQQKASQERNLAAQLDAAFRQGEHTGIQLILSGEESQRGQRLQAYFGYLNQARQETIAELKQTREQVASQKAELEEKQSQQQTLLYEQRAQQAKLEQARNERKKTLAGLESSIQQGQQQLSELRANESRLRNSIARAEAAAKARAEREAREAQAVRDKQQEASRKGTTYKPTESERSLMSRTGGLGAPRGQAYWPVRGPILHRYGERLQGELRWKGMVIGASEGTEVKAIADGRVILADWLQGYGLVVVVEHGKGDMSLYGYNQSALVSVGAQVRAGQPIALVGSSGGQGRPSLYFEIRRQGQAVNPQPWLGR
- a CDS encoding divergent polysaccharide deacetylase family protein produces the protein MPQFRRTILTLATLLAFTHPAFAGKLAIVIDDFGYRPHTENQVLALPPNISVAVLPNAPHAREMATKAHNSGHEVLIHLPMAPLSKQPLEKDTLRPEMSSDEIERIIREAVNKVPYAVGLNNHMGSAMTSSLFGMQKVMQALEHYNLYFLDSMTIGNSQAMRAASGTGVKVIKRKVFLDDTQNEADIRRQFNRAIELARRNGSAIAIGHPHPATVRVLQQMVYHLPSDITLVRPGSLLNEPQVDTSRPNLTPQKIDAPRNPFRGVKVCKPKKPLEPVYATRFFSVIGESITQSSVVAWFQHQWQGWGKIATPKNVSAKTD
- a CDS encoding glycosyltransferase, whose protein sequence is MKNSKTKLSVIIPLYNAGADFNACMASLIAQTWTALEIIIVNDGATDHSVEIAKYYAEQYPHVRLLHQANAGASVARNLGLQAATGDYVAFVDADDLVYPEMYKTLMAMALKDNLDVAQCNADWCVRKTGHVWQSIPTNRLRSTDVLSGPDWLRMALASRRWTHVVWMGVYRRALIADNNITFVPGLHHQDIVWSTEVMFNATRVRYTEQSLYKYFLHDNSVSRLQRQGSKNLNYQRHYIKITRLLEKLNRNYASRIPIYPEFRQQITWEALRVCHAVRKEADILTRQRMIAEIFTSGMYKRMMINVRSAKAAYQTLLWSFRLWRWRDKTLSHRRIARKALNLS
- the tdh gene encoding L-threonine 3-dehydrogenase gives rise to the protein MKALSKLKAEEGIWMTDVPEPEVGHNDLLIKIRKTAICGTDVHIYNWDEWSQKTIPVPMVVGHEYVGEVVGIGQEVKGFKIGDRVSGEGHITCGHCRNCRGGRTHLCRNTTGVGVNRPGCFAEYLVIPAFNAFKIPDNISDDLASIFDPFGNAVHTALSFDLVGEDVLVSGAGPIGVMAAAVAKHVGARHVVITDVNEYRLELARKMGVTRAVNVAKESLTDVMAELGMTEGFDVGLEMSGAPPAFRTMLDTMNHGGRIAMLGIPPSDMSIDWTKVIFKGLFIKGIYGREMFETWYKMAALIQSGLDLSPIITHRFSIDEFQKGFDAMRSGQSGKVILSWD
- the kbl gene encoding glycine C-acetyltransferase, with the translated sequence MRGDFYKQLTNDLETARAEGLFKEERIITSAQQADITVADGSRVINFCANNYLGLANHPELIAAAKAGMDSHGFGMASVRFICGTQDSHKQLEQKLATFLGMEDAILYSSCFDANGGLFETLLGAEDAIISDALNHASIIDGVRLCKAKRYRYANNDMQELEARLQEAREAGARHVLIATDGVFSMDGVIANLKGVCDLADKYDALVMVDDSHAVGFVGENGRGSHEYCDVMGRVDIITGTLGKALGGASGGYTAARKEVVEWLRQRSRPYLFSNSLAPAIVAASIKVLEMVENGGELRDRLWANARQFREQMSAAGFTLAGADHAIIPVMLGDAVVAQKFARELQKEGIYVTGFFYPVVPKGQARIRTQMSAAHTPEQITRAVDAFTRIGKQLGVIA
- the rfaD gene encoding ADP-glyceromanno-heptose 6-epimerase is translated as MIIVTGGAGFIGSNIVKALNDKGITDILVVDNLKDGTKFVNLVDLNIADYMDKEDFLIQIMSGEELGDIEAIFHEGACSSTTEWDGKYMMDNNYQYSKELLHYCLEREIPFLYASSAATYGGRTSDFIESREYEKPLNVYGYSKFLFDEYVRQILPEANSQIVGFRYFNVYGPREGHKGSMASVAFHLNTQLNNGESPKLFEGSENFKRDFVYVGDVADVNLWFLESGVSGIFNLGTGRAESFQAVADATLAYHKKGSIEYIPFPDKLKGRYQAFTQADLTNLRNAGYDKPFKTVAEGVTEYMAWLNRDA